Proteins from one Mesotoga infera genomic window:
- the murC gene encoding UDP-N-acetylmuramate--L-alanine ligase, whose product MKYHFIGIGGIGMSGLAMHLASEGYQVYGSNYEENERVEYLRARGISVFIGHSPQNFDKPDLVIRTTAIKQGNPELVRAIFEDVPTIYRMELLRKILADNISTCVTGTDGKTTTTAMVAKILFDDGRDPTVFLGGLNAFLADGNYRRGGKVIVSELDESDGFFASFKPENAIITNIRGDHLEHYDNSFENLKNHFKYFSKGVKNLLVFNADDPVSERLFKDGITFGKEKGLYRFSDRKTCLMSQTFSCWRGDSHMGQIKLMIPGEYNAYNAMAAVALTHELGVSIDTIKASLESFRSVDRRFTFRGMDNSRNLFFFDDYAHTPDEISSTIRGAREFFPDKNIIVVFQPHRYSRLVRENGRFALSLRDASEVCVYKLYEAYEKGQYAIDETEVLKGLSSYGVPAVHAVNYAEILDWLERKRDAVVLFLGAGDITEASKMSALKLCATH is encoded by the coding sequence TTGAAATACCATTTCATTGGCATTGGCGGAATAGGAATGAGCGGTCTGGCAATGCATTTAGCATCTGAGGGATATCAGGTATACGGTTCGAACTACGAAGAGAACGAGAGAGTGGAATATCTTAGAGCCCGGGGGATAAGTGTTTTCATAGGACACTCTCCCCAAAATTTCGATAAACCCGATCTAGTGATAAGAACTACTGCGATAAAGCAGGGAAATCCCGAACTCGTAAGGGCCATCTTTGAAGATGTTCCTACTATCTACAGAATGGAATTATTACGAAAGATCCTCGCCGACAATATATCTACTTGTGTCACCGGTACCGATGGTAAAACTACTACCACCGCCATGGTTGCCAAAATACTCTTCGATGACGGGAGAGACCCGACGGTCTTTCTGGGAGGGTTGAACGCCTTCCTTGCAGATGGCAATTACAGGAGGGGCGGTAAAGTTATAGTCAGCGAACTGGATGAAAGCGACGGTTTTTTCGCCTCTTTTAAGCCGGAAAATGCTATCATCACCAACATCAGGGGCGATCATCTAGAGCATTACGATAATTCCTTCGAAAACCTGAAAAATCATTTCAAGTATTTCTCCAAAGGTGTCAAGAACCTTCTCGTATTCAACGCCGATGATCCTGTCTCTGAAAGGCTGTTCAAAGATGGAATCACCTTTGGCAAAGAAAAAGGCTTGTATCGGTTTTCCGATAGAAAGACTTGTCTGATGAGTCAAACCTTCAGCTGCTGGCGCGGTGATAGCCATATGGGACAGATCAAGCTGATGATACCGGGTGAATACAACGCCTACAACGCAATGGCAGCGGTGGCGTTGACTCACGAACTCGGGGTGTCGATAGATACGATCAAAGCTTCCCTGGAGTCTTTCAGGTCCGTTGATAGAAGATTTACGTTCAGAGGCATGGACAACAGCAGGAATCTCTTCTTCTTCGACGATTACGCACATACTCCTGACGAGATAAGCAGCACCATAAGGGGTGCCCGGGAGTTCTTTCCAGATAAAAATATAATCGTGGTCTTCCAGCCGCACAGGTACTCCCGCCTTGTGAGGGAGAATGGTCGATTCGCACTCTCTTTGAGAGATGCCAGCGAAGTCTGTGTTTACAAGCTCTACGAGGCTTACGAGAAGGGTCAGTATGCGATCGACGAAACCGAAGTCCTGAAGGGGCTAAGTAGTTACGGAGTCCCAGCGGTTCACGCGGTTAACTACGCCGAGATACTGGACTGGCTAGAAAGAAAAAGGGATGCCGTCGTCCTCTTTCTGGGTGCTGGGGACATTACAGAAGCGTCAAAAATGAGTGCTCTCAAACTTTGCGCAACACATTAG
- a CDS encoding M42 family metallopeptidase, whose product MDLDRLTEVVFVPGITGREEMIRSKILEMIPQEIEPQIDDLGNVTIEIGKGEPSIAFAAHMDEIGLLITGVNGDGTLNFKKIGGVPEELLVGRHMDVITSSGESIDGVIGITPPHLREKTDQSCRSLSIDVGSTSKEETESMGIEALDYAVFRKQISILNEKFVAVRSLDDRFGCLALLDLLDLLVKFDLPRRVLFSWTVQEEIGLIGARALSERIKPSLFFPVDSFACCSRLTGDVRPGNGPVLRMSDTSSLGDYQTGRKIVEHARDKGFPLQIGVTGGGTDGIPFQQHGVKMVPLSLAVKNLHSETEYISMDDYDNLVRLMFSLATEFLIP is encoded by the coding sequence ATGGATCTCGACAGATTGACGGAAGTGGTTTTCGTTCCAGGAATCACCGGACGCGAAGAGATGATAAGATCCAAAATTCTCGAAATGATACCCCAAGAGATAGAACCGCAAATAGATGATCTGGGAAACGTCACAATCGAAATAGGTAAGGGCGAGCCCAGCATCGCCTTCGCCGCGCACATGGATGAGATTGGTCTTCTGATAACGGGTGTTAATGGCGACGGGACTCTTAATTTCAAGAAGATTGGCGGTGTCCCCGAAGAGCTGCTCGTGGGACGACACATGGATGTGATAACCTCTTCCGGAGAGTCCATAGACGGTGTTATAGGTATCACTCCTCCCCATCTTAGGGAGAAGACGGATCAATCATGCCGGAGTCTGTCGATAGACGTGGGATCTACTTCGAAGGAAGAGACCGAATCTATGGGTATAGAAGCTCTCGATTATGCCGTCTTTAGAAAGCAGATATCGATTCTGAACGAAAAGTTCGTGGCGGTGAGATCTCTCGATGACAGGTTCGGCTGTCTCGCGCTTCTCGATCTTCTCGATCTTCTCGTGAAATTCGATCTTCCCAGAAGGGTGTTGTTTTCCTGGACGGTGCAGGAAGAGATAGGATTGATCGGTGCACGGGCTCTTTCCGAGAGAATCAAGCCTTCACTTTTCTTTCCCGTCGACTCTTTCGCCTGCTGTTCAAGACTCACCGGAGATGTCAGGCCGGGTAACGGGCCGGTGCTTCGGATGTCGGACACGTCTTCTCTGGGCGATTATCAGACTGGCAGGAAAATAGTGGAACACGCAAGAGATAAAGGTTTTCCTCTTCAAATAGGAGTCACCGGCGGCGGAACCGACGGAATACCTTTTCAGCAGCATGGTGTGAAGATGGTACCTCTTTCTCTGGCCGTTAAAAACCTTCACTCGGAGACCGAATATATATCTATGGATGATTATGACAACCTCGTCAGGCTCATGTTCTCTCTCGCAACAGAGTTTCTAATTCCATGA
- a CDS encoding TIGR03960 family B12-binding radical SAM protein, whose translation MTVSEEIRKWLVSSGVLTRVGKPSRYIGKELNAVLKDPAGKLRVLLAFPDAYEVGMSHLGFKILYRELNSRDSIFAERTYLPWKDMIEEMRKSSVPLFSLETYSPALEFDIVGITLQYELGYTNVLALLELAGIPLFQRDRTYEPIVLGGGPCASNPEPMSDFFDAFVIGDGEEAIIEVCGLIEKNIDLLKSGKRRELLETISEVRGVYVPSIERKNIVKAAVADISDYEIDGKPVVPFMKVIHDRAIVEVMRGCNRGCRFCQAGIFYRPVRERGKEEIVEGVREILKGTGYDEVSLLSLSTMDHSQIGELTDSLLPLMEPRRIALSLPSSRVDAFDVEIASRIASIRKTGLTFAPEAGTQRLRNVINKNVTEEDLLSCAMIARKKGWQRLKLYFMIGLPTETSEDIEGIVKLSRRVKAIGFKELTISVAVFIPKPHTPFQFSRQIDENEASQKAEFLKGFSGRGIDIKIHNPSSGPVEGILSRGDRKVGRAVYEAYRLGAMFDEWDDQFDRRIWDEAFKIASIDTEYYFKGYSTDETLPWEHVSLGVSKEFLVSEYFRSLKGHTTPDCRWTGCAGCSVCGRLGITNVLRKV comes from the coding sequence ATGACCGTTTCCGAAGAAATAAGAAAGTGGCTAGTCTCCTCAGGCGTTCTGACACGTGTAGGAAAACCCAGTCGGTATATCGGGAAGGAGTTAAACGCGGTCCTCAAAGATCCGGCGGGAAAGCTCAGAGTCCTACTGGCCTTTCCGGACGCCTACGAGGTTGGTATGTCGCATCTGGGTTTCAAAATCCTTTACAGAGAGTTGAACTCCAGAGATTCTATCTTCGCCGAGAGAACCTATCTTCCTTGGAAGGACATGATCGAAGAAATGCGGAAAAGTTCTGTGCCGCTTTTCTCTCTGGAGACTTACTCCCCGGCCCTGGAGTTTGACATAGTTGGTATCACGCTCCAATACGAGCTCGGGTATACAAATGTTCTTGCGCTTCTCGAACTGGCTGGAATACCCCTGTTTCAGAGGGATAGAACGTACGAGCCCATCGTCCTCGGCGGCGGACCATGCGCCTCCAATCCAGAACCGATGTCTGACTTCTTCGATGCTTTCGTTATCGGAGACGGTGAAGAGGCTATTATAGAAGTGTGTGGACTTATAGAGAAGAACATCGATCTTCTAAAATCAGGGAAAAGGAGAGAGCTTCTGGAGACCATCTCTGAAGTTCGCGGCGTTTATGTTCCCTCGATTGAAAGAAAAAACATAGTAAAGGCTGCCGTTGCGGACATCTCTGATTACGAAATTGATGGAAAACCGGTAGTGCCCTTCATGAAAGTAATACACGACAGAGCGATCGTCGAAGTCATGAGAGGTTGCAACAGAGGTTGCAGGTTCTGCCAGGCCGGGATTTTTTACCGGCCCGTTCGAGAGAGGGGAAAAGAAGAGATCGTCGAAGGAGTGAGAGAAATTTTGAAAGGTACAGGGTACGACGAGGTTTCCTTGCTCTCGCTCTCAACGATGGATCATTCACAGATAGGTGAACTGACAGACTCACTTTTGCCTCTAATGGAACCCCGCAGGATTGCCCTCTCTCTCCCTAGCTCCAGAGTAGATGCTTTCGATGTTGAGATCGCTTCCAGAATAGCTTCTATAAGGAAGACCGGACTGACTTTCGCACCTGAGGCTGGAACGCAGAGATTGAGAAATGTTATAAACAAGAACGTGACCGAGGAAGATCTTTTAAGCTGCGCGATGATAGCCAGAAAAAAAGGCTGGCAGAGGTTGAAGCTGTACTTCATGATCGGTCTTCCCACCGAGACTTCGGAAGATATCGAAGGTATAGTGAAGCTAAGCCGAAGAGTCAAGGCTATCGGTTTCAAAGAACTGACCATATCTGTTGCCGTTTTCATACCTAAACCGCACACCCCTTTTCAGTTTTCCAGGCAGATAGACGAGAACGAGGCCAGCCAGAAGGCCGAGTTCTTGAAGGGTTTTTCCGGAAGGGGCATAGATATCAAAATTCACAATCCCTCCAGCGGGCCGGTGGAGGGGATTTTGAGCCGTGGCGACAGAAAAGTAGGTAGAGCCGTTTACGAGGCCTACAGGCTTGGAGCGATGTTCGATGAATGGGACGACCAGTTCGACCGGAGGATCTGGGATGAAGCCTTCAAAATCGCCTCGATCGATACGGAATACTACTTCAAGGGTTATTCTACCGACGAGACGCTGCCATGGGAACACGTCTCGCTCGGTGTCTCTAAGGAATTTCTGGTGAGCGAATACTTCAGATCACTTAAAGGCCATACAACACCCGATTGCAGGTGGACTGGATGCGCAGGTTGTTCGGTATGTGGAAGACTCGGAATCACTAATGTGTTGCGCAAAGTTTGA
- a CDS encoding UDP-N-acetylglucosamine--N-acetylmuramyl-(pentapeptide) pyrophosphoryl-undecaprenol N-acetylglucosamine transferase → MRKLKIAFCGGGTGGHYYPAVALLQEIGKRTDFDLLYFTVKGKIDDRSVERDFPGVSKVPLELRGLLRPLYSPGNIPILFSHMMAKKQVLRSLTDFRPDFLFSTGGYISFPVIKAAHELKIPIFIHEQNSIAGITNKRMAKYAEYFFISFEETAGEVKLPAERIVLSGNPVRESTKSREELLKGFGLSSELPFVVVLGGSLGSSVINDACEKLYDLLEESNVFMNFLHSTGDEEKAKDLLRFPFVRSFAYIENLSDAIAVSDLVISRAGATTIAELQYHGRKGIIIPWPGAAENHQLHNAISLERLGLGYVILESDLTPEKLFVAMQEMLVKDIGYMPPRRPVDIILDYILREESI, encoded by the coding sequence ATGAGAAAACTTAAGATAGCCTTTTGTGGTGGGGGCACAGGCGGGCATTATTATCCGGCCGTAGCCCTTCTTCAGGAGATAGGCAAACGCACCGACTTCGATTTGCTGTACTTCACGGTAAAGGGTAAGATAGACGACAGAAGTGTGGAAAGAGATTTCCCGGGGGTTTCGAAAGTGCCGCTGGAACTCAGGGGGCTTCTGAGGCCGCTTTACAGTCCGGGAAACATACCGATACTCTTCTCTCATATGATGGCCAAAAAACAGGTTCTGAGAAGCCTGACGGATTTTAGACCCGATTTCCTCTTTTCGACGGGTGGTTATATTTCCTTTCCGGTAATAAAAGCGGCGCACGAGCTGAAAATACCGATATTCATACATGAACAGAATTCAATAGCCGGCATAACCAATAAAAGGATGGCCAAATACGCCGAATACTTTTTTATCTCTTTTGAAGAGACTGCCGGAGAAGTGAAGCTACCGGCAGAACGCATTGTACTTTCGGGAAATCCGGTCAGAGAGAGCACCAAATCCAGAGAGGAGTTGCTTAAGGGATTCGGTCTTTCCAGCGAATTACCATTTGTCGTCGTTTTGGGTGGCAGTCTCGGATCTTCAGTAATCAACGACGCCTGTGAAAAGCTGTATGACCTGCTCGAAGAGTCAAATGTGTTTATGAACTTTCTGCATTCGACAGGAGATGAAGAAAAAGCGAAGGATTTACTGCGTTTTCCTTTCGTGAGGTCTTTCGCTTATATAGAGAATCTTTCCGATGCGATAGCAGTTTCGGATCTCGTGATTTCCAGAGCCGGGGCGACCACTATCGCCGAGCTACAGTATCACGGTAGAAAGGGTATAATAATACCGTGGCCTGGAGCAGCGGAAAATCATCAATTGCACAATGCGATTTCACTGGAGAGACTTGGTCTTGGTTATGTTATACTGGAAAGTGATCTAACCCCAGAAAAGCTGTTCGTTGCAATGCAAGAGATGTTGGTTAAAGATATCGGTTACATGCCTCCAAGAAGACCTGTTGATATTATTTTGGATTATATACTCCGGGAGGAATCGATTTGA